A single Anopheles arabiensis isolate DONGOLA chromosome 2, AaraD3, whole genome shotgun sequence DNA region contains:
- the LOC120894642 gene encoding mucin-2-like, producing MMENKIVFLLFLGALISASRAEALPDESFLITPVNKQNLLKALLQQESTSSNIGLRGSGQKDEDGYHYDRPQDPLCLLGDGPHCQQTKPDNGYLPPCPPGSQGPNCQPTAPICPQGGNPPHCCTNGGNGPNCVLPEVPPIPPIIVHPGHTGAPIVQVQTFVYGACTNGGSGPYCCTNGANTPDCVLSAPPIVVEAPPQPPPTRPPPPPPTRPPPPPPTTTRPRPPPTTRPPPPPTTTRPRPPPTTRPPPPPTTTRPRPPPTTTRPKPPPTTTRPRPPPTTTKPRPPPTTTRPKPPPTTTRPRPPPTTTRPKPPPTTTRPKPPPTTTRPRPPPTTTRPKPPPTTTRPRPPPTTTRPKPPPTTTRPRPPPTTTRPKPPPTTTRPRPPPTTTRPKPPPTTTRPRPPPTTTRPKPPPTTTRPRPPPTTTRPKPPPTTTRPRPPPTTTRPKPPPTTTRPRPPPTTTRPKPPSTTTRPRPPPTTTRPRPPPTTTRPKPPPTTTRPRPPPTTTRPKPPPTTTRPRPPPTTTRPKPPPTTTRPKPPPTTTRPKPPPTTTRPKPPPTTTRPRPPPTTTRPRPPPPPTPTPAYPIIPVTQPPVVYLGCPNGGVGPYCCTNGGIGPNCDVPQGPPYQSCDNGGQPPFCCTNGGVGPYCVEIQQAIEVRPPTTIVYTEPVYQPIGPVVVPQGIRPGQAPLPTQPQQVQYQPYQPQIQYQPQQPQFQYQPIQPQQPQVQYQQQQPQSQYQPQRPINAPSYGYQPQVTIVPSSTPAPFFAGSSAQAGSVFGQSSANDFIQAITPRPAAPAAPRQQAQQQAARPQATPAPARQQPSARPQASPAPARQQPSARPQASPAPARQQPSARPQASPASARQQPSARPQASPTPARQQPSARPQASPAPARQQPSARPQAATPQRQTGGFNNDFSNKAPVRPASVAGAGQCEGSNCEHGFYYKLGDQAVIF from the exons ATGATGGAAAACAAG ATTGTTTTCCTGCTCTTCCTGGGGGCACTTATAAGCGCCTCACGGGCGGAAGCTTTACCTGATGAAAGCTTTCTTATCACACCGGTAAACAAGCAGAACTTGCTGAAAGCACTGCTGCAGCAAGAATCGACCTCTTCGAATATTGGCCTCCGAGGATCGGGTCAAAAGGATGAAGATGGATATCATTACGATCGCCCACAGGATCCGCTCTGTCTCCTAGGTGATGGACCACACTGTCAGCAAACGAAACCTGACAACGGTTATCTGCCGCCTTGCCCACCAGGATCGCAAGGACCAAACTGTCAGCCAACTGCACCCATCTGTCCCCAAGGCGGAAATCCACCACACTGTTGTACAAATGGAGGAAATGGACCGAACTGTGTATTGCCGGAAGTACCTCCGATACCGCCGATCATAGTTCATCCTGGCCATACCGGAGCACCCATCGTACAGGTACAGACCTTCGTGTACGGAGCATGCACCAACGGTGGCTCTGGACCGTACTGCTGTACAAATGGAGCAAACACACCCGACTGTGTTCTGAGTGCACCTCCTATTGTGGTTGAGGCTCCACCACAGCCACCACCAACGagaccaccgccgccaccgccaacgagaccaccaccgccaccgccaaccACAACGAGACCTCGTCCACCGCCAACGACGAGACCTCCGCCGCCACCGACCACTACAAGGCCTCGACCGCCACCAACGACGAGACCTCCGCCACCGCCAACCACGACTCGCCCAAGACCTCCACCTACTACGACTCGTCCTAAGCCTCCACCTACTACAACTCGTCCTAGACCTCCACCAACTACCACAAAGCCACGTCCTCCGCCAACTACTACACGTCCAAAGCCACCGCCAACGACGACCAGGCCACGACCTCCGCCAACTACCACTCGTCCAAAGCCTCCTCCAACAACTACTCGTCCAAAGCCACCGCCGACCACTACGAGGCCACGCCCTCCACCAACTACCACTCGTCCAAAGCCTCCGCCAACGACGACAAGGCCACGACCTCCACCAACTACCACTCGTCCAAAGCCTCCGCCAACGACGACAAGGCCGCGACCTCCGCCAACTACAACTCGTCCAAAGCCACCGCCAACAACCACCAGGCCACGACCTCCGCCAACGACCACTCGTCCGAAGCCACCGCCAACCACAACAAGGCCACGACCTCCACCAACGACCACTCGCCCGAAGCCACCGCCAACCACAACAAGGCCACGACCTCCACCAACGACCACTCGTCCGAAGCCACCGCCAACGACGACCAGGCCACGACCTCCGCCAACTACAACTCGTCCAAAGCCACCGCCAACGACGACCAGGCCACGTCCTCCACCAACGACCACTCGTCCAAAGCCCCCGTCAACGACGACAAGGCCGCGACCTCCGCCTACGACGACTCGTCCGAGACCTCCGCCAACTACCACTCGTCCTAAACCACCACCTACAACAACCCGCCCAAGACCTCCTCCAACTACCACTAGGCCCAAGCCGCCACCTACCACTACCAGACCACGCCCTCCGCCAACTACAACTCGTCCTAAGCCACCGCCGACGACGACACGTCCCAAGCCACCGCCGACTACGACGCGTCCCAAGCCTCCGCCTACTACTACCCGTCCAAAGCCGCCACCAACGACAACGAGACCAAGACCACCGCCAACCACGACGCGTCCAagaccgccaccgccaccaacaccaactccTGCATATCCAATCATACCTGTGACCCAACCACCGGTAGTGTACCTCGGATGCCCGAATGGAGGTGTTGGTCCTTACTGCTGCACGAACGGAGGAATCGGCCCGAACTGCGACGTACCACAGGGACCACCGTATCAATCGTGCGACAACGGCGGTCAACCACCGTTCTGCTGTACTAACGGAGGTGTTGGTCCTTACTGCGTGGAGATTCAGCAAGCAATCGAAGTCCGTCCACCGACGACTATCGTTTACACGGAACCGGTTTACCAGCCGATAGGGCCAGTTGTAGTGCCTCAGGGAATCCGCCCCGGACAGGCTCCTCTGCCAACGCAGCCACAGCAGGTCCAGTACCAACCATATCAACCGCAGATCCAGTACCAACCACAACAGCCACAGTTCCAGTATCAACCGATTCAGCCGCAGCAGCCACAGGtccagtaccagcagcagcagccacagagCCAGTACCAACCACAGCGCCCAATTAACGCACCTAGCTACGGTTATCAGCCTCAGGTAACCATAGTGCCTAGCTCTACACCTGCACCATTCTTTGCCGGGTCAAGCGCACAGGCCGGTAGCGTCTTTGGACAGTCATCTGCGAATGATTTTATTCAAGCAATAACGCCACGACCGGCCGCTCCTGCCGCTCCAAGACAACAGGCACAGCAGCAGGCAGCCCGACCACAGGCTACACCAGCCCCAGCTAGACAACAACCTTCTGCACGACCACAGGCTTCTCCGGCGCCAGCAAGACAACAGCCTTCGGCACGACCACAGGCTTCTCCTGCACCGGCAAGACAACAACCTTCTGCACGACCACAGGCTTCTCCGGCGTCAGCAAGACAACAGCCTTCGGCACGACCACAGGCTTCTCCGACACCGGCAAGACAACAACCTTCGGCACGACCACAGGCATCACCGGCACCGGCAAGACAACAACCTTCGGCACGACCACAGGCAGCTACGCCACAGCGACAGACTGGTGGCTTCAATAACGATTTCTCCAACAAGGCTCCAGTGAGACCAGCGTCGGTAGCAGGAGCAGGACAATGTGAAGGATCGAACTGTGAGCACGGTTTCTACTACAAACTCGGTGATCAGGCGGTCATATTTTAG
- the LOC120908378 gene encoding kynurenine 3-monooxygenase — translation MATASDSKYKRTNTNGMQHQPLDVAIVGGGLVGSLLALHLGKKGHEVNLYEYREDIRTAELVIGRSINLALSARGRRALAEVGLEDALLNHGIPMSGRMLHDVNGKCKIVPYDANTNQCIYSVGRKHLNEVLLNAAEKYPNIHLHFNHKLVSANLDEGNLSMVDPVTKDVKSARADLIVGCDGAYSAVRKEIVKRPRYDFSQTYIEHGYLELCIPPTAGGEFAMPHNYLHIWPRGQFMMIALPNQDRTWTVTLFMPFKQFHSITDQGLLLDFFRQHFPDAIELIGRERLVKDFFKTKAQPLVMIKCRPYHIGAKALIIGDAAHAMVPFYGQGMNAGFEDCSVLTELFNQYGTDLTRILPEFSEKRWEDAHAICDLAMYNYIEMRDLVTKRSYLLRKKLDELLFWMMPNTWVPLYNSVSFSHMRYSKCIANRAWQDKILTRVLYGASIASVAAIGGLCYRHVTMGHLERLSTSILSTLQLLKPKASV, via the exons atGGCAACTGCAAGCGACAGCAAGTACAAGCGCACCAACACGAACGGTATGCAGCATCAGCCGCTGGATGTGGCcatcgttggtggtggtttg GTTGGCTCACTGTTGGCGCTTCACCTGGGCAAGAAGGGCCACGAGGTGAATCTGTACGAATACCGTGAAG ACATTCGCACGGCCGAGCTGGTGATTGGGCGCAGCATTAACCTAGCGCTGTCCGCGCGTGGCCGCCGGGCGCTGGCCGAGGTGGGGTTGGAGGATGCCCTGCTCAACCACGGCATACCGATGTCCGGCCGTATGCTGCACGACGTCAACGGCAAGTGCAAAATCGTCCCGTACGATGCAAACACCAACCAGTGCATCTACTCGGTCGGCCGAAAGCATCTGAACGAGGTGCTGCTCAACG CGGCCGAGAAATACCCGAACATCCACCTGCACTTCAACCACAAGCTGGTCAGCGCCAACCTGGACGAGGGCAACCTGTCGATGGTTGA CCCCGTCACGAAAGATGTCAAGAGCGCCCGGGCGGACCTGATCGTCGGCTGCGACGGGGCGTACAGTGCGGTGCGGAAGGAAATCGTCAAGCGGCCGCGGTACGACTTCAGCCAGACGTACATCGAGCACGGCTACCTGGAGCTCTGCATACCGCCGACCGCCGGCGGGGAGTTCGCGATGCCCCACAACTATCTGCACATCTGGCCGCGCGGCCAGTTTATGATGATTGCGCTGCCGAACCAGGACCGCACCTGGACGGTGACGCTGTTCATGCCGTTCAAGCAGTTCCACAGCATTACCGACCAGGGCCTGCTGCTCGACTTCTTCCGCCAGCACTTCCCGGACGCGATCGAGCTAATTGGGCGCGAGCGGCTGGTGAAGGATTTCTTCAAAACGAAGGCCCAACCGCTGGTGATGATCAAGTGCCGGCCGTACCACATCGGCGCGAAGGCACTGATCATTGGCGATGCGGCGCACGCGATGGTCCCGTTCTATGGGCAGGGCATGAACGCAGGGTTCGAGGATTGTAGCGTGCTGACGGAGCTGTTCAACCAGTACGGGACGGATCTGACGCGCATCCTGcccgagtttagcgagaagcgCTGGGAGGATGCCCACGCCATCTGTGATCTGGCAATGTACAACTACATCGAG ATGCGCGACTTGGTTACCAAACGGTCGTACCTGCTGCGCAAGAAGCTGGACGAGCTGCTGTTCTGGATGATGCCGAACACGTGGGTCCCGCTGTACAACTCCGTCTCGTTCTCGCACATGCGCTACAGCAAGTGCATCGCCAACCGGGCCTGGCAGGATAAG ATTCTCACACGCGTACTGTACGGTGCGTCGATTGCGTCGGTTGCCGCTATCGGCGGTCTCTGCTACCGGCACGTGACTATGGGCCATCTCGAGCGGCTGTCGACGAGCATCCTGTCCaccttgcagctgctgaaacCGAAAGCAAGCGTCTAA
- the LOC120908379 gene encoding 2-acylglycerol O-acyltransferase 2-A-like, protein MGKIEWAPLNVPMRRRIETLSTALWMWLILFGELGMLISYFLLLIYGNLFIKSLCVIYGYFIYTDRKVTLNGGRGQGVTWWRELFWWKLYQSYFPAKLHKTVDLDPNRNYLFAAFPHGVLGLGAFINFATNATGFHDKFPKIRSRPVTLNFHFVIPFFRELLLSWGLVSANPNSILSLLKAPNKPDHPLNDDGYTANAVVIVVGGAAESLHCRPNNYTLVLRKRKGFCKLAIKAGTPLVPVMTFGEVDLFDQPPNPPGSRLRRFQEFVKNTTGIAPAAFVGRGFFQYSYGLIPRRKPLNTVVGAPVEVTQIDNPTQEQVDEVHERFCRELDNLFETNKSRFIADYKNVKLVME, encoded by the exons ATGGGTAAAATCGAATGGGCCCCACTGAATGTGCCGATGAGGCGGCGGATTGAAACCCTGTCCACCGCCCTGTGGATGTGGCTGATACTGTTCGGCGAGCTGGGCATGCTGATATCGTACTTCCTGCTGCTG ATCTATGGCAACTTGTTTATTAAATCGCTGTGCGTCATCTACGGATACTTCATCTACACCGATcgaaaagtgactttgaaCGGGGGCCGAGGACAGGG TGTAACATGGTGGCGAGAGCTGTTCTGGTGGAAGCTCTACCAGAGCTACTTCCCGGCGAAGCTGCACAAAACGGTTGATCTCGACCCTAACCGGAACTACCTGTTTGCCGCCTTCCCGCACGGCGTGCTTGG CCTCGGTGCCTTCATCAACTTTGCCACCAATGCGACCGGCTTCCACGACAAGTTTCCCAAAATCCGGTCCCGCCCGGTAACGCTAAACTTCCACTTTGTGATACCGTTCTTCCGCGAGCTGCTCCTTAGCTGGGGCCTCGTGTCGGCCAACCCGAACAGCATCCTGAGCCTGCTGAAGGCGCCAAACAAACCGGACCACCCGCTGAACGACGACGGCTACACGGCCAACGCGGTCGTGATAGTGGTGGGCGGTGCGGCCGAATCGCTGCACTGCCGGCCGAACAACTACACGCTGGTGCTGCGCAAGCGGAAGGGCTTCTGCAAGCTCGCGATCAAGGCGGGCACCCCGCTCGTGCCGGTGATGACGTTCGGCGAGGTCGACCTGTTCGATCAGCCGCCGAATCCGCCCGGCTCGCGGTTGCGCCGGTTCCAGGAGTTTGTGAAAAACACGACCGGCATCGCGCCGGCCGCCTTCGTCGGGCGGGGCTTCTTCCAGTACAGCTACGGGTTGATCCCGCGCCGGAAGCCACTGAACACAGTCG TCGGTGCTCCGGTGGAGGTGACGCAAATAGACAACCCGACGCAGGAACAGGTGGATGAGGTGCACGAGCGGTTCTGCCGCGAGCTGGACAATCTGTTCGAAACGAACAAATCGCGCTTCATTGCCGACTACAAGAATGTGAAGCTTGTCATGGAGTAA
- the LOC120894905 gene encoding LOW QUALITY PROTEIN: 40S ribosomal protein S13 (The sequence of the model RefSeq protein was modified relative to this genomic sequence to represent the inferred CDS: inserted 2 bases in 1 codon) has translation MGRMHAPGKGISKSALPYRRSVPSWLKLSAEDVKEQIKKLGKKGMTPSQIGIILRETVNGNKVRXVSGAAALLSVKAVGLKPVQFP, from the exons ATGGGTCGTATGCACGCTCCTGGTAAGGGTATTTCCAAATCCGCGCTACCGTACCGTCGTTCCGTGCCGTCGTGGCTCAAGTTGAGCGCCGAGGATGTGAAGGAGCAGATCAAGAAGCTCGGCAAGAAGGGCATGACTCCGTCGCAGATCGGCATCATCCTCCGAGAGACTGTCAATGGCAACAAGGTGCG CGTCAGTGGAGCGGCTGCGCTTCTGTCGGTGAAAGCCGTTGGCCTGAAGCCCGTTCAGTTTCCCTGA